Proteins from a single region of Candidatus Margulisiibacteriota bacterium:
- a CDS encoding sugar ABC transporter substrate-binding protein — MKIRKMSVPSLLFIVSLLIGSLVAGCAPAKKSGGEKVIEMWVMPNSLNPITDIETILKPFEEKTGIKVRITSVDWGAGWSKITTAATSGDVPDIAQVGSTWVSALVGMGALEDLSKEAIASLGGPGAFVPVAWQTVGIENSGKVNAVPWFVDARGLFFRTDALAKAKVKPGDMATWDGFKSSLKKLYDADLVFDGQPMAPLGISGKNDWNVIHALAPWIWMAGGDILSADRKSCALDSDAAYEGISYFISLAKDGYVPIEYLELNTAQVSANFNSGACAMYFDGPYEIRTLTRPVSEGGAADSPTAKNFAVVGYPKGPKGRITFVGGSTLAIFKQSKNKAAAFEVIKYLASKKPQVEYAKVTGFLPARKEGFSDPYFANDPNRKVFKEAVFYGKTYPAIPSWGLLEPLLTRRLGILWDYVTSGKDVSPEVIKEQLKLAKKEVESILSQNNRR, encoded by the coding sequence GTGAAAATTAGAAAAATGTCCGTCCCTTCCTTGTTGTTCATTGTTTCATTGTTAATTGGGTCATTGGTCGCCGGCTGTGCGCCGGCCAAGAAGAGCGGGGGCGAAAAAGTCATTGAAATGTGGGTCATGCCTAACTCCCTCAACCCGATCACCGACATCGAGACCATCCTCAAGCCGTTCGAAGAGAAGACCGGCATCAAGGTCCGGATCACCTCGGTCGACTGGGGCGCCGGTTGGAGCAAGATCACGACCGCCGCTACCTCGGGCGACGTCCCCGATATCGCCCAGGTCGGCTCCACCTGGGTCTCTGCCCTCGTCGGCATGGGGGCCTTGGAAGATCTCTCCAAAGAAGCGATCGCTTCGCTCGGCGGGCCGGGGGCCTTTGTCCCGGTCGCCTGGCAAACGGTTGGCATCGAAAACTCCGGCAAAGTTAACGCCGTGCCGTGGTTCGTCGACGCTCGCGGCCTCTTTTTCCGGACCGATGCCCTGGCCAAGGCCAAGGTCAAGCCCGGTGATATGGCGACCTGGGACGGTTTCAAGTCCTCGCTCAAAAAACTCTATGACGCCGATCTCGTGTTCGACGGCCAACCGATGGCCCCGCTCGGCATTTCCGGCAAGAACGACTGGAACGTCATCCACGCTCTGGCGCCCTGGATCTGGATGGCCGGCGGCGACATTCTTTCCGCCGACCGCAAGAGCTGCGCCCTCGACAGCGATGCCGCTTATGAGGGAATATCATATTTCATCAGCCTGGCCAAGGACGGCTATGTTCCGATCGAATACCTCGAGCTGAACACCGCCCAGGTCAGCGCCAACTTCAACAGCGGCGCCTGCGCCATGTATTTTGACGGGCCCTATGAGATCAGGACACTCACCCGCCCGGTCTCGGAGGGTGGGGCGGCTGATTCGCCGACCGCCAAGAATTTCGCCGTGGTCGGTTATCCGAAAGGCCCCAAGGGGAGGATCACTTTTGTCGGCGGCTCGACCCTGGCCATCTTCAAGCAAAGCAAGAACAAGGCGGCCGCGTTCGAAGTGATCAAGTATCTCGCCTCAAAGAAGCCGCAGGTGGAGTACGCCAAGGTGACCGGTTTCCTGCCGGCGCGCAAGGAAGGGTTCAGCGATCCCTACTTCGCCAACGACCCGAACCGCAAGGTCTTTAAAGAAGCCGTCTTCTACGGCAAGACCTATCCCGCCATCCCGAGCTGGGGACTGCTGGAGCCGCTCCTGACCCGGCGCCTCGGTATCCTTTGGGATTATGTCACCTCCGGCAAAGATGTCAGCCCCGAAGTTATTAAAGAACAACTGAAATTGGCCAAGAAAGAAGTCGAATCTATTCTGTCGCAAAACAACAGGCGGTAA